A region from the Corticium candelabrum chromosome 14, ooCorCand1.1, whole genome shotgun sequence genome encodes:
- the LOC134189442 gene encoding lymphotoxin-alpha-like isoform X2, translating into MKGSEGERGIAGDKGMKGDKGENGIVGPQGMKGTRGPPGLEGERGEKGEGGDKGERGESLRVTDIEETITTLIDNKLAALNSSLWRKMEQLSEEIPPQDQEMVSGTELTEELEKPAAHLVGNGDEGHYYLGTITQWYATSGSLWSPFLQGGMKYSNGYITVPQHSLYYVYAQLSYQNISLCYQAGFSIQVNWNSRAWTFSYTQESANFHTHYMGRIISLNKGDSLSLYVTNSCYYIFSSLSSFFGAFKL; encoded by the exons ATGAAAGGAAGCgaaggagagagaggaatAGCAGGAGATaaaggaatgaaaggagacaaaggagaGAACGGAATTGTAGGTCCTCAAGGAATGAAAGGTACACGAGGGCCACCTGGTTTAGAAGGTGAACGAGGGGAGAAGGGAGAGGGAGGAGACAAGGGAGAGCGAGGAGAATCTTTACGA GTTACAGACATAGAAGAAACTATAACGACATTG ATCGACAACAAGCTTGCAGCATTGAATTCAAGTCTCTGGAGAAAG ATGGAACAGCTCAGTGAG GAAATCCCTCCTCAAGATCAAGAAATGGTGTCTGGAACGGAACTGACAGAAGAGCTTGAAAAACCTGCTGCACATCTAGTAGGAAATGGAGATGAAGGCCATTACTATCTTG GTACCATCACTCAATGGTATGCCACTAGCGGTTCTCTATGGTCACCCTTTCTTCAAGGTGGAATGAAGTACAGCAACGGATACATCACTGTGCCTCAGCACAGTCTCTACTATGTTTATGCACAACTGTCCTACCAGAACATCAGTTTGTGCTACCAGGCTGGATTCTCCATACAGGTTAACTGGAACAGCCGAGCTTGGACTTTTAGTTACACTCAAGAGAGCGCTAATTTCCACACTCACTACATGGGCCGCATCATTTCTCTGAACAAAGGAGACAGCTTGTCATTGTATGTTACAAACTCTTGCTACTACATTTTTAGTTCATTAAGTTCATTCTTTGGCGCGTTTAAACTTTGA
- the LOC134189979 gene encoding arylsulfatase B-like has product MSIVTVFTALAIAACFCDLAHSAASKPHILFIAADDLGWNDVGFHGSEIHTPNLDKLAMEGVIMNRTYVQPLCSPTRSTFMSSRFPIHTGLQHSVIRPTQPYGLPLNITTIAQHLKSVGYSTHIIGKWHLGFCNAQYTPIERGFDTHFGYYVGAEDYFTHRRADAVPNNSSDPTAFSVHVDGLDFRNNTQVVKNMNGTYSTIAFAMEAQRIVSQHNPDEPLYLYLPFQAVHGPLEAPQRFIDMYSHIKDEKRRTFAGMVTAMDEAIGNITAAFQKRGLWENTLMIFTTDNGGPVTVGANNYPLRGSKATVWEGGTRGSVFVHGNMLEKKGYTNNELVHSVDWYPTLLTAAGLPVTTLDIDGIDMWDTITKGSASKREEFVYNIDTNVPIAAIRYQQWKLIVGETGAHSGWYPQPTVSASLTDNQSLKVENTTTYLFDLDADPTEHFNLVKEKPEIVSMMKKRLEEIMKTYVHDLSTLHPPTAKCNPANFGDAWGPGWC; this is encoded by the exons ATGAGTATTGTCACCGTGTTTACAGCTTTGGCAATAGCAGCATGCTTCTGCGACCTTGCTCACAGCGCAGCCTCTAAACCTCACATTTTGTTCATCGCAGCGGATGATTTGGGTTGGAATGACGTCGGTTTCCACGGCAGTGAGATACACACGCCCAATTTAGACAAACTGGCAATGGAAG GAGTGATCATGAACAGGACATACGTGCAGCCTCTGTGCTCTCCCACAAGGAGCACTTTCATGTCAAGTCGTTTTCCTATCCACACCGGTCTACAGCACAGCGTTATTCGCCCCACACAACCGTACGGTCTACCTCTCAACATCACCACCATCGCACAGCACCTCAAGTCGGTCGGCTACTCGACGCACATCATAGGAAAGTGGCATTTGGGATTCTGCAATGCACAGTACACGCCCATCGAACGAGGATTCGACACACATTTTGGATATTACGTCGGAGCTGAAGATTATTTCACCCACAGACGGGCTGATGCCGTTCCCAACAACTCATCTGACCCGACAGCTTTCAGTGTCCACGTTGACGGCCTAGATTTTCGAAATAACACGCAAGTGGTGAAGAACATGAACGGAACCTATTCTACCATTGCATTCGCCATGGAAGCACAACGCATCGTCTCCCAACACAATCCAGATGAACCACTCTACTTGTATCTTCCCTTCCAGGCCGTACACGGTCCGCTAGAAGCTCCGCAACGATTTATCGACATGTACTCACACATAAAAGACGAAAAGAGACGAACATTTGCTGGCATGGTGACAGCCATGGACGAAGCAATAGGAAATATTACAGCAGCCTTTCAGAAACGGGGTCTGTGGGAAAACACGTTGATGATTTTTACG ACTGACAACGGTGGACCGGTCACTGTTGGGGCGAACAATTATCCGCTAAGAGGAAGCAAGGCCACAGTGTGGGAAGGCGGTACGAGAGGATCCGTGTTTGTCCACGGTAACATGTTGGAAAAGAAAGgatacacaaacaacgagCTGGTCCACTCAGTCGATTGGTATCCTACACTCTTGACAGCAGCAGGACTTCCAGTGACGACCCTGGATATCGATGGCATAGACATGTGGGATACAATCACGAAGGGCAGTGCGTCTAAACGAGAGGAGTTTGTCTACAATATCGACACGAATGTTCCTATCGCTGCAATCCGTTACCAACAATGGAAACTCATCGTCGGTGAAACTGGAGCTCATTCTGGATGGTACCCACAACCAACAGTTTCTGCATCTCTCACAGACAATCAGTCGCTGAAGGTGGAAAACACGACAACTTATCTCTTCGACCTCGACGCTGATCCGACCGAGCATTTCAATCTCGTGAAAGAAAAACCAGAGATTGTTTCAATGATGAAAAAGCGTCTTGAAGAGATAATGAAAACTTACGTTCACGATCTCTCTACCCTCCATCCTCCTACAGCCAAGTGTAACCCTGCCAATTTCGGCGACGCCTGGGGTCCAGGATGGTGTTAG
- the LOC134189442 gene encoding pulmonary surfactant-associated protein A2-like isoform X1: MASNVALTFAAVLLLLVTFQLSHQLQNVSFAGVPGSPGRNGFPGRDGRDGRDGQKGGDGMKGSEGERGIAGDKGMKGDKGENGIVGPQGMKGTRGPPGLEGERGEKGEGGDKGERGESLRVTDIEETITTLIDNKLAALNSSLWRKMEQLSEEIPPQDQEMVSGTELTEELEKPAAHLVGNGDEGHYYLGTITQWYATSGSLWSPFLQGGMKYSNGYITVPQHSLYYVYAQLSYQNISLCYQAGFSIQVNWNSRAWTFSYTQESANFHTHYMGRIISLNKGDSLSLYVTNSCYYIFSSLSSFFGAFKL, encoded by the exons ATGGCTTCCAATGTTGCTTTGACTTTTGCTGCTGTTTTGCTCTTACTTGTAACCTTCCAGCTATCTCACCAACTTCAG AATGTCAGTTTTGCTGGTGTTCCTGGTTCTCCAGGACGAAATGGTTTTCCTGGAAGAGATGGAAGGGATGGaagagatggacagaaagGAGGTGACGGCATGAAAGGAAGCgaaggagagagaggaatAGCAGGAGATaaaggaatgaaaggagacaaaggagaGAACGGAATTGTAGGTCCTCAAGGAATGAAAGGTACACGAGGGCCACCTGGTTTAGAAGGTGAACGAGGGGAGAAGGGAGAGGGAGGAGACAAGGGAGAGCGAGGAGAATCTTTACGA GTTACAGACATAGAAGAAACTATAACGACATTG ATCGACAACAAGCTTGCAGCATTGAATTCAAGTCTCTGGAGAAAG ATGGAACAGCTCAGTGAG GAAATCCCTCCTCAAGATCAAGAAATGGTGTCTGGAACGGAACTGACAGAAGAGCTTGAAAAACCTGCTGCACATCTAGTAGGAAATGGAGATGAAGGCCATTACTATCTTG GTACCATCACTCAATGGTATGCCACTAGCGGTTCTCTATGGTCACCCTTTCTTCAAGGTGGAATGAAGTACAGCAACGGATACATCACTGTGCCTCAGCACAGTCTCTACTATGTTTATGCACAACTGTCCTACCAGAACATCAGTTTGTGCTACCAGGCTGGATTCTCCATACAGGTTAACTGGAACAGCCGAGCTTGGACTTTTAGTTACACTCAAGAGAGCGCTAATTTCCACACTCACTACATGGGCCGCATCATTTCTCTGAACAAAGGAGACAGCTTGTCATTGTATGTTACAAACTCTTGCTACTACATTTTTAGTTCATTAAGTTCATTCTTTGGCGCGTTTAAACTTTGA